The stretch of DNA CCACTACCCGCAGCAGCACCCCCCACTAGTCTGACTgcccccaaaacacccccacccGCAATCTGCAGCACCCCCACCCAGGACTCTCTCGAGCAGCCCCCCACCACCTCCACCCCTTTAAACCGTCCATCCCTGGACAGCCAGCGATCGCTAGCTGCACTGAGTGCCCAGCGGGGCAGGGGTTAATCTAAAAGGCCCTGGAAAGACTCATCACTACCTGCCAGGTGCTGCGGGAAGCAttggcccacctccctccctctggtGCTGGATTGTGCACCCACACCCTGGTGCACTCAGCCCCTGACCTGTCATGTGAGCTGTACAGCCCTGGAGCTAATGCGAGTCAGCTGAGGCCCCGGAGAGGCAGGAAAGCTCCAGCAGTTAGTTTCCTTCCTGCCCCGCCTACgtgcacacacccctccctgtgCACACACAGGCCCCACCCTCCCATCTGGGGCCCTGGGTCTCTCAGGACACAGACACTGGTTCTCCACCActgttcttccccctcccattcagccccagaGAAGTCATTACTGTATTTGCCATTTGGCTGCACCTATCCAGCTCCCCATCTACACAGGAAGTCATCAGTCCTGGCCCTAAGAGCTTAGAAGGCAAGTGACAGAGCTAAGCTGTGaggctctcaggcctggtctccaCTGAGGCTCGGAGCAAATTCTCCCCCGGCAGCGCTCAGGGGCTTGGGAGACTAGCCAGACTGGGTACTGCCAATTGAACCTAGACATGCTTCAGGCAGGGTTAAAGAACTTGATGGTAAaatgccccagccctctgctcccaGCATGGCTACTGCAGAGAGGAAGGGTGGATGGCCCAACTGGCATGAGACTTGGTTACACACCTTGCTCCACCACGGGCCTCCTATGTGACCTGTGAGTTACTTATGTCTCCTCCAACGGCTCCGTAGCTTGTCCCCCAGTTGGAATGGGCAGAGGGAGGAAGTGCTGAGACAAAAGTGCCTCAGCAAAACTGTAGCAAACTGTGACAAAGTAAGACTATTTTGTAATATTTCTATGAGtcctgtctgcctcagtttctcctgctgAGGGTGGTAGAAAGGGAGCATTTGCTCTCAGCTCAGGCTAGGAGATGTAAGTGTGGGTGTCGGCTAGCTGCCTGGGGCTTGGGTCCCCATATCAATACAGCATttgagaagacaatggcaaatccaatcACCTGGATGTTGGTGCCTAGCAACCAAAGACCCCAAGGGACAGGGATTTCCACACCTCGTAGGCCTCGAGAATAAGGGACTGGGAAGGTGGAGAGATAAGAGTGGGCTGCTGGAAGGAGTCAGGACTCACTTGAAGCCTGACCAAGGAGATCAAATGCAAGACAGAGCTTGCACCAAGGGTTCActccagcttggctgggctctgggctaaccCGAATGGACTGTGCTCTAACTTTCAGGTCTGTGTGCTACCCAAAGGACTTCCTAGGCTGTGTGCCAGTGAACTAATAAACCCCACTAAATAAATTGTGACGCTGTTTGGTGTCACTACAGGTGCTTGGCAAGGTGCACTAATCCCTGAGGAGTGGACAAGTCTCTATCAGGGGTCTGTGTCAATTGGACTCACTGAACAGAGCTCacggtgtgaagcaggagtgctggaggCCCAGAGGTCCAGTCAAAGGAGGAGGTGAAGCTGCATGGCTTATCCTGGAGGAAGGGAGACCCTtagggggtctggcacactgaaggggctCCTCCTAGAGACTTCCAAAACAGGGGGCGTAGCACAATCCTGTGGCTCAGTGACAGGCTAAAAACAATTCCACACAGGGGTCTGGGAAgggcagacaagttctcccacaatacacCACAAACCAGTTCCTAGAGCAGCTTCAGGTGCTAAGGGTCTTGGGACACACCCCAGAAATCCTAGCGcaaaacacacacagctgcagtgccagtgtggaGATAGGCTGGGTACATGTGTGACTGCAGTTGTGCCAGCCAGGAGACAGGTACACCATACGCCTTGGgtctctggcccagatcctcaaaagtatttaagcAACTAACTCCCCTGGGGAGGACAGTCCTTCCCATGGAagtgaggtgcctaaatacctttgaagagcTGGACCTCAATTCCCCAAGGAGCATACAGGCATTAGACAGATGCTGGTGGAGTCCCGCCCTCCCCGCCCCTGCCAATCTTGGGCAGGGCCTCAATGCCTTGCTATAAAACAACGGAAATGCTGCTGAATGGGAGTGTCCATGTCCCCTGTGCTGTGGAATCTGCTCCCCAAGGAGGCCGTCTCTGTTCTCTCGTTCCCAGGGGGAGTTTGGTGGCCGGTGTATCCTCTATGGGTCCGTAGAGAAGAACGGGACGGCCCTCGCTCTGTCTCACTTCAGCAACATCTCCCTCTGTTACTTCGTCACTGCCATCTCCATCCTCATCGCTGTGTACTGCTTTGCAGTGCTGCTCTACGGCATCTACAGCTGCTGCATGGACGAGAGGAGGTGGTGAGCAGAGGGCAcatgttggggtggggagttAGAGCCACCCAGTCCCACCGGCTGGTCACACTGatctctcccccatcccattcCAGGGATCACACCTGGCTCACCGTGAACCTGGCAATCTCTGCTGTGATCCTTTTCTTCCTGCTGGTCTCGGCCTGCATCCTTCGGGTTGGGATGGACACTCTGTGCTCGTCCATCCTCCAAACCAAACTTGTGAAAAGGTAGGTGGGCTTTTCTCCCTCAGGGGAGGACCGCACTCCCCATGTCCAGagggactccctgccccagcaggatCGCATCATTCCCAGCAGCCACAAGCTCTGAGTCGGTGCAAAGACCCAGCACCGGGGGGGGAATCATCGGCCTGTGTGGGATTTCTCCTCCTCTAGCTCTCCAGCTAATCCATGCTCTGTCCTTTCTTAACTCCACTCTAGCTGCCAAGAAGCCCAGCACTCACAGTGGTTCCCACAGTATAATGCAGCGAGGTTCTACGACAATCTCTACAGTGCTGAGGTGAGAATTAACCCAGGGGTAGGGGGCAGCAGCTGACGGGGGCGGAGGGAACAGCAGAACTTCTGCCCCCAAGAGTTTCAAGGAGGGCTGGCCATTGCTGTGAGAAACATGGAAGCACAGCAGCACAAACACAGCATGAGCGGCTTGTGAGAACCATTATTCTCAAGCCCCTGGTTTGGGCCCCGTCCCATTAGAGGAGACCacgggggagggaaagaaggtgGGCTCCATCCAATTAACAGTCAGTCCCATTACCATTAGTGAGGAAATTCCGCTTGCTGCAGTGCAGTCAGCTTGGGGGACTCCAGGCAGCCGGATTTAGTATCTCGGTGGCCCCTGATGTTTGTAGGTGAGCTAAGAACGAAGTCAAACACCCTCATGCTTCGGGGGAGGAGGAAATCCCACCCCACGTGAGCCAGGTGTTCACTGATGAAACAGCAGGCAGGACAGACAACTGGACAAGCCAATGGTCTGGCTGCCTcttcctggggcaggggctttggagGAAGGGTCTGAGGGAGACGGGCAGGGAGGGCGATACACAGCCATGTTTCACCAACCCCCTGCTACCTGTGGTTCTCTCCACTCCGACAGGCGGCTGCCTGGGTGAACTTCTTCTTCTGGTGTCTGCTGATGGTCCTGATGCTCGTGCAGCGCAGACAGGAAGCCCCGTTCCAGCTCCTGCAGCGCAACGACCCCGAGTGGAGCTCTGAGACAGACGCCATCTTTGGTGCCCGGCCACAGAGGCCATGAGGAGACTGGGAGGGACAAGCAGCCTCAGTTTGGGCAAGGGgggaatatatgtgtgtgtgtgtgtgtgtgtgtgtgtgtgtgagagagagagagagagagagagagagagagcgcacgcacgaaggggggagaggagagggctggaagcatccccctcccccctcccccctgtgccTTTCTTCTGGCTTCAGGGGTGCTCTGCTTGTCCTCCTCTGGCCATTCTGGTTCTTGATAGTGAGGGAAGCCAATGGGCTGGCGAGTAATCCTGGCTGTCTGGCGTGATCCCACTCATAGTCCCAACCTCCAGTACCTGtctcctcccacctccacccctacAGAGGGGGTGGGCCAGAGCTAGGGTTCACCTCACACACAGGCACCCtacggggggggcagggggttctgaATATGAGAGGATCTCAGCACAGACATGAGCTGTGCAGCGCTCCTTGACATCCCCACCGGAACCCACTGTTGACACTGCAGGTTCCGTAATCCTTGGATCTGAGGGACACCGGCAGCCACATCCAATCTCCCCTCCCCCGAAGCTCTCTGATGTCAGTGTGATGGGCTTTATGTAAGACTGTGGGGTGCATCTGCCTTAAGTACCAGAGACACTGGGAGTGCACGAGCCCATTCCAGCTGGGCGTGTGTAATCACAGAACTAGCTTAGTGGAGGCAGAGCGATTCTTCTCCGGGAGTGGGGAAAGGAGGGCTTAGAGCGGGCCCCTGCCCGGATGGGAGAGACAAGCCCCAGCAGCACCACCGTGACACTCGTTACAGGCTGTGGGGCCCAAGTGCCAATGGGCTGGGTGTCCGATTGTCCAAAGCCGGTTGCCGTACCCTCTCGGCGAGAGGGCACCTCATTTCAGGAGCCAAAGAGAGAATGCCAGCTGCCTAACTGCAGGCGATCCTGCTGGGCCAGCAAGTCCCTTCCACGGGGTGTTTGAAGACCAGAGCAAGCGGGAAGGGCCCATTCATGCCTAAATGCCTCTGCAGACCCCGCTCCTGCTCAGGGGTCGGGATCTCCTTGCACCATTATTGTATGTGGAACTGGGCCCATTTCTTGTGCCTTTTCATTTTGTACTAAACCTTGTTATTAAAACGATGATTTTCACCAGATCAGCTTGTGCAGGGGCCATTTCGTCTTCCTGGAAACCCccccaggtgctgttatcactcagcacaaccgcatgtggagccccacacccagctcgaTTGCATGAATCtcccagagaaaggcaccagcccaatccccccagctcccagcactgtacctcaggaatataccatcttgcactgctcaagatgagcaatgcagatttattaactggttcaccacttcatcaatggaaaatggacatgccccagcctttgtgacctgagcagatttaccaaacgCTTCAGGCAAACTTGCTggagttaccaaaagaaaataaaagataagcacgcagtctaaactctcaacctaTAGACTGGGtgacatctagattaagcagtttttctcactgcACTGGATATTGCACGTTGGTCACAGTCTTTCATCTGCAGGCTTTTCCTCTTAGCCTCA from Emys orbicularis isolate rEmyOrb1 chromosome 7, rEmyOrb1.hap1, whole genome shotgun sequence encodes:
- the TMEM179B gene encoding transmembrane protein 179B isoform X1 yields the protein MAVSALQLGELALHGAAFLCGVVCASALTVTQGEFGGRCILYGSVEKNGTALALSHFSNISLCYFVTAISILIAVYCFAVLLYGIYSCCMDERRWDHTWLTVNLAISAVILFFLLVSACILRVGMDTLCSSILQTKLVKSCQEAQHSQWFPQYNAARFYDNLYSAEAAAWVNFFFWCLLMVLMLVQRRQEAPFQLLQRNDPEWSSETDAIFGARPQRP
- the TMEM179B gene encoding transmembrane protein 179B isoform X2; translation: MAVSALQLGELALHGAAFLCGVVCASALTVTQGEFGGRCILYGSVEKNGTALALSHFSNISLCYFVTAISILIAVYCFAVLLYGIYSCCMDERRDHTWLTVNLAISAVILFFLLVSACILRVGMDTLCSSILQTKLVKSCQEAQHSQWFPQYNAARFYDNLYSAEAAAWVNFFFWCLLMVLMLVQRRQEAPFQLLQRNDPEWSSETDAIFGARPQRP